The genomic stretch GAAACCCCGGTTCAGTTTTTCTGGGCAATGTACTTCTGCGCTTACTCAGTTTACGGATCAATCCATCTCTACGTCTGGAACCATTAATTACTGGCGATGGGATTTCGGTACGGGCGATACATCTAGCCTGGCCAATCCGCAGTATCAGTTTACACAGGCTAGAACCTGGCCCGTGGTGCTCACTGTGGGCAATGATAAGGGTTGCATGAATTCGGATACCCAACAGGTGCTGATCTATCAGGCTCCGCCCATCAGCCTCACGCCTGATACCGATTTGTGCTACCGTGATACCATTGCCCTGCCGGCGGGCACCCTTACGTCCGGCAGCTTTAGCTGGACACCTGCGTATAATTTATTGAATCCCTATTCATCGGCTCCGCTCAGTTATGCCCGGAAGGATACTACCTATTACGTACGTTTCACTGACCTGAACGGCTGCTGGAATGTGGATTCCATCCGCGTACGGGTGCGAGATTCCATTCATGTGCAGGCGGCACCCGATACCACCATCTGCACGGGCGATCCGGTAACGCTCTCGGCTGTTAGCGATGGCCGGTATGTGTTTACCTGGGAAATTCCTCCGGGTAAAACAGTTGCGTATCAGCAAGATACCAGCTACGTGCCGGCAGCGTCATCACCGTTTGTGATTCATGCACAGCTGCAAAGCTGCACAGCTGCAGATACCATGCAGGTAAGGCTTGTGAATTATCCGCTGCATATACCCTTCCGTACATTCAGCATCTGCTACGGAGATGCGGCTGAGCTGAGCACGGCCAATGCGGTATATTACGCCTGGAATCCGGCCAGCAGTGTGGATCAGCCCAATCAGCCCCTTACCCTTGCGCATCCTACAGATACTACCTTGTATGTGGTCAGTAAAATTGACACCCAAGGTTGCCCCAAACCCACGTTCGACAGCATCCAGGTGAATGTGATTCCACCGGTGAAAGTATTTGCCGGCAATGATACGTTGATTACGCTGGGCGAAAGCTTCATGCTGCATGGTACGAGCAATGTGCCCGGGCAGTTTACCTGGTCGCCGGCCGATGGATTGAATGATCCGCACATTCCCAACCCCATTGCTTCCGGCACACGCGACATCACCTACACCCTCACTGTTGCTACGCCTGAAGGATGTTACGGCGTGGATAGCATTCATATCCGTTATCTGGAAGGGCCGGCTATTTACGTGCCCACAGCCTTTACACCCAACGGAGATGGACACAATGATGTGTTGCGTCCCTTCCCTGTGGGCATCGTGAAACTCGACTATTTCCGGGTGTACAACCGCTGGGGTGAACTGGTATTTCAAACCTCCCAATACCTGCAGGGCTGGGATGGCACCTATAAAGGCAAGCCGGCAGATGCCGGTGGATATGTGTGGGTGGTGAAAGGTGAGGATGAGCGGGGCCGAACGATTCTGAAAAAAGGAGTGGCCGTACTGATCAGATGAATAACAGAGGGTATCCAGGATGAAAATTTTTCTTTGAACTTCCCAAACGGCATCAGAATTTTACATGTGATGTTTCTTTTTTCTTTTTAATATCTTTTTGCCTTTCGGATGAACATACCTTTCAGCTGGATATGAAAGGAAGACATGTAGAATGCGGGGCCAACGCAGATCTCATCATACTCAACATGCATCATGATTTTATCACGGATGCTGATCGGCAAACTTTATTTATGCAAATATTTATGCAGCTTATGTTTTCTATCGGCAGGCGCTGGAAGCTTATCATCTGCAGGTTGCCCTCCGCATCCCTCACGCAGAGTGAGGAAGAATGATAAAGCCTGTGGTTTGTTGTGGCAATTCATGAATTGCCAGAATGAGCCATATTTTACGAGATAAGAAATAGAACCCGATAGGACAGGGGAAACATTATTCTCAGAAGAATTATTTTTTAATACATGATATGATTTCAACAAAAGAAAAAAATCCCAGATAAATTGCAGCTGATCTAATCTCATTTGCCATGTCGCGTATTGTTTGTATTACCGGTGCTACTTCGGGTATAGGCAGGGCTTGTGCAGAGCGCTATGCACAGGCAGGTGATGATCTAATCATTACCGGTCGCCGGGCAGAAAGGTTGCAGCAGCTGAAACAGCAGCTTCAAGATCAGCATGGTGTGCGGGTGCATGCGCTTCATCTGGATGTGCGTGATCGAGCTTCGGTGGAAAATGCTTTTCAGGCATTGCCGGCCGAATGGCAGGCTGTTGACGTGCTGATCAACAATGCCGGGCTCGCCCTGGGCTTACAGCCGCTACACGAAGGCAATCCAGACGACTGGGATGTGATGGTTGATACCAATATCAAAGGCTTGCTTTATGTAACCCGGGCCCTTGCTCCGGGCATGATCGGGCGTCGCCGAGGGCATGTGGTGAATATCGGATCCACGGCTGCCAAAGATACCTATCCCAACGGCAATGTGTATTGTGCTACTAAACGGGCCGTGGAAGCGCTTTCCGAGGCTATGCGCATCGACTTTTTGCCTTATGGCATCAAGGTAACGGCCGTGCATCCTGGTGCTGTGGAAACAGAGTTTTCCATCGTACGCTTTAAAGGCGATACCCATCGCGCAGCCCAGGTCTATCAAGGGTTTCAGCCTCTTACACCTGCCGATGTAGCAGAAGTAATCTTCTACTGCACCAGTCTGCCGCCACATGTGTGCATCAACGATCTGGTGCTTACGCCCACAGCACAGGCCAATGCCCATTTCATCCACAAACAATCCGAATAAAATCCTTACTGAAGGATAAAGCGAAGCGTCAGCCCGGCCTGCGTATTGGTGATGGGATAAGCGGTGGAAATCACCGGTATGGTTTGCTGGCGGTCATAGAAGAAATGCAGGTTCAGCCGGTTGTTGACCACATAGTCCACCGATGGCGAGATGCGGATCACCTTTTGTCCGCTGGTAGGAATCACCTGGTTGGCATCCAGCAGGTTGTTGGCCGTTTTGTCGTTCCGGAAAGCCAGGTCAATCCGGAAATTCAGGTCATTGGTAATTTTCTGTCCGTTTTTATCCACCAATCCCGGAACAGAAAATTTGCGGATGCGGAAGCTGCTGCTGAAATCCACTTCGCTGGAGCGCATTTCGGTGAGCTGGTAATCAATTAGGCTTAGGCTCAGGGTACGGCTTTTCTTCCACTGGACATTTATGTTTACCCCGTTGGTAAAAGTCATATCCACCCCGATCAGCGGGGCAAGCTGTTCTTGAATGGTGATGTTGGGTATGGCAAAATAGGGAATATAGTTGCCGGAAACGGTGTCAATAAATCCCGGGTAACCGATGTGCAACGGATCTTCGTAAAACAGGTTGGAAGTGAAGCTGTTCATGCTCAGCAGGCCGGAATAGGCGTGGGTGATAACTACATTGCTGAAAATATTTTTCAGGAAGGGTAGGCGGCTCAGGCCGGTATAGCTCACCTGCCAGTTGGGCTTCGGAAAATAACGGCTGAATGGGTTGGAGCGGATGCTGGCGTTGTTGGTTTTCAGCAGCCCGATGCTGTTGGGATCTTTACCGGTATAGGCAGCGAGAAACGCCGGAATCAGCACATCCTGTGCATAGCGGCCGTAGCCCAGGGTATAGCCGGGGTCCTGCGGGTTGGGTTGACCGTTGGTGTACGGATTGAGTTTACCCAGCCGTTGGGAAATGACATTCCGGTATTGCTCGAATTTCAGGAACGTCTGGCTGATGCCGGTGACGTTGTTGATGGGTGCAAACAGGGTTTTCAGGGCAATGAAACTAATCTGAAAACCGCCGGCATCGTAGGGATTCAGGTGTACAAACGGGGTGTTGGATGTGGTATCTTTAAACAGTTCCGTGTGGGTTTTGGAAAACGACTGGGTCATGCTGAGATCGATGCGCAAGTCCTGGTAGGGTTCCAGGGAAGCCTGCACGTTGAGCTGTTGGGTGAAATTTTGCTGGTACTGGATATTGAAGGTGGTGTCACGGCTCAGCAAACCCCGGGCTGCAAAGCGGTTGAGCCAGTTAGAATCGGGCTGGTAGCCAAAAGCAAAGGGCAGGCCGGGCACGAGTGGATTGAGGTTTTGCCCCAGGATTTTGGTACTATCCAGATAGCCGGGCAGGCTGGTAGCGCCTGTTTCGTTGTAGTTGATGGCAATGCGTTTGATGGACAGGAAGGGTTTCAGCAGAGCCCTGATCGGGGGCGATATGGCCAGGCTTCCATTGCTATCGCGTGAAGGCAGGGGAGGTTGATTGACGTTGCGCAGCCATTTCCATTTGTTGTACAGCCGGTTAAAATCCATTTCCATATTCAGCTGCCGCTGCATGCTATTGCTGAGGTTGTTGCCATAGCTCATAGCCAGGCGGGAGGCGGCCACCCACTGATAAGAAGCTGAATAACCGGCGCGGGCGTTAATCCAGTCGAGGATCGGGAATTTGCTGAAAGGCAGGGTATAGCTCAGCGTAGCAGTATGCGCATATTGGGTCGTACGACCCAGGCGGAGGAAGTTTTGCCAGACGGTGTCCTGCTTGGCCTTGGTATCGAGCGCTCCGGCGGGCTCGTCAATACGGGCATTGTTGACTGCATTGAAATTCAGGTTCAGCGAATGGGTGAGATCCCATTGCAGGTTGTAGTACCGGTCGAAAGTGAAATATTTGTTGTAAATCGGCGGGATGCCAAAAGGATCCCCGCCAATATTGCGAATATGTATTACTTCGTATTGCCGGTTGATGTCGGCCCGGAAGCCGATCAGGGCAGGGATGGGGTTGAAATTAAAATCGCGCAGCCAGCTCAGGTAGCGTGATTTACCGCGCATCACGGAATGGAAAGGTGTGAAAAACCGTTCCTGTCCGTTGTAGGTATAACCCAGGCCAAAGCGGTGCCGGTTGAGCAGATCACCCTGGATGAGTGGGTTATGATTCAATGTCTGATTGAATGAATAGCTCACATCAAAATTCTGGATATCCCAGGGGAAGCGCACCTGATGCCCCTGCCGCTGGATGCGGACATTGGTAAAGTTGATGGTTTTGATGGAAGTGAAAGTCTGGGCTTGGGCCAGGATTGAATCGCGGGCAGCCCGGGTGGGAGCGGTTTTGAGTTTATCTTTCAGTTTGATATCCAGATCATAGGGATCGTATTCCGGATTGCTTACTTCCTGTGAATATCCGGCATATACGGGCAAAACCAGTCCCCAGTGCTGTGGCAGCAGTTTACCCAGTTGCAGGGAGGTGGCAGCGTTGAACTGATGATAATTGTCGATAAAGCGTTCGTTTACGCTCTGGTCCACGCTTCCAAAGCCAGCGGTGTGCATGCTTCCCGAAACGGATAATGTCCCCAGATCGGCCAGCTGCAGATCCACACGGCCGACGGCTGCGTAGCCACCCTGTTCATTAAGGCCACTCAGGCGCATTTCATCACACCATACTTCCACGCTTTTGGGCAGGCCATCATCGTTGCTGTTCAGGGAGTCTTTTTTCGGATTCAGGATGCCGATCATAGCTTCGGTAACCAGGCCCAGGTTAGGATTGCCCACTACCGTCATCACTCGTCCGTAACTGTCGGTTTGTGAATAGGGTACATTCACCGGAGCACCTGATTGATTGCGTTGTTGTTTCAACCGGGTAAGGCTTGCCAGGTCGAGGGCCACATTGTTGGAATCCGGCCAGATGGTAAGGGGAGAAGTAGAGCCCCACGGCGTTATCTGCAGGGGGATGCGATATTCGTAATAATTACTCACAAAA from Thermoflavifilum aggregans encodes the following:
- a CDS encoding PKD domain-containing protein gives rise to the protein MRRWLMVVFWTAMLIRPASAHHIIGGYMYYDDAGSDGKGNHSYLVHLLLYRGCEPVDNNHADLDTFARITIYNNDNLGSFYMTLSVPLSKREYHSNQHVDPCIVNPPTPCYQIGYYNFTVTLPENNNGYTVVYQRCCRNDLIVNAYLPRDGATYYVELPGRNQGIIGDNSPRFDREEAILICANGKFTYDYSAIDPDKDSLSYSFATAYDGASSGDVAPAVASAPPYTPLPYVAPYSAAFPMGSQVSIDPKTGIISGIAPPAGTYVICVRVNEYRNGKLIGYIFKDFHLDVTDCHRVVTASIPSAYNKCQSFTISFTNNSTTGRIYLWDFGDGDTSTAYAPTHTYADTGTYLVKLKVDPGSACGDSATSLARVYPVLKPRFSFSGQCTSALTQFTDQSISTSGTINYWRWDFGTGDTSSLANPQYQFTQARTWPVVLTVGNDKGCMNSDTQQVLIYQAPPISLTPDTDLCYRDTIALPAGTLTSGSFSWTPAYNLLNPYSSAPLSYARKDTTYYVRFTDLNGCWNVDSIRVRVRDSIHVQAAPDTTICTGDPVTLSAVSDGRYVFTWEIPPGKTVAYQQDTSYVPAASSPFVIHAQLQSCTAADTMQVRLVNYPLHIPFRTFSICYGDAAELSTANAVYYAWNPASSVDQPNQPLTLAHPTDTTLYVVSKIDTQGCPKPTFDSIQVNVIPPVKVFAGNDTLITLGESFMLHGTSNVPGQFTWSPADGLNDPHIPNPIASGTRDITYTLTVATPEGCYGVDSIHIRYLEGPAIYVPTAFTPNGDGHNDVLRPFPVGIVKLDYFRVYNRWGELVFQTSQYLQGWDGTYKGKPADAGGYVWVVKGEDERGRTILKKGVAVLIR
- a CDS encoding SDR family NAD(P)-dependent oxidoreductase — its product is MSRIVCITGATSGIGRACAERYAQAGDDLIITGRRAERLQQLKQQLQDQHGVRVHALHLDVRDRASVENAFQALPAEWQAVDVLINNAGLALGLQPLHEGNPDDWDVMVDTNIKGLLYVTRALAPGMIGRRRGHVVNIGSTAAKDTYPNGNVYCATKRAVEALSEAMRIDFLPYGIKVTAVHPGAVETEFSIVRFKGDTHRAAQVYQGFQPLTPADVAEVIFYCTSLPPHVCINDLVLTPTAQANAHFIHKQSE